One genomic region from Prunus persica cultivar Lovell chromosome G3, Prunus_persica_NCBIv2, whole genome shotgun sequence encodes:
- the LOC18782909 gene encoding pentatricopeptide repeat-containing protein At1g25360, with the protein IYRNSFLRPRILSVCVPKKKKKENPISILPAFPSFALCLAFNLFIFFTVAHRYAAQLQLCCPQSPVSYSIARTTHAHMIASGFKPRGHILNRLIDVYCKSSNFSYAHQLFDQIPKPDIVARTTLITAYSAIGNLTLARKIFNETPLSMRDTVCYNAMITGYSRNNDGYASIRLFCEMRQGGFRPDDFTYTTVLSGAAQIVDVEKQCQQLHCAVVKSGTGFATSVWNALLSVYVRCASSPLVSSSSLMGEARNLFNEMPERDELSWTTMITGYIRNEDLHAARELLDGMDERMEVVWNAMISGYAHHNSFQEALLLFRKMRLLGIHQDEFTYTSVISTCANNGLFQLGKQVHAYILRTEAKPTVDFSLSVNNTLLTLYYKCGKLDEARYIFNNMPVKDLVSWNAILSGYVSAGRIQEAKSFFKEMPERSILTWTVMISGLAQNGLGEEAMKLFNQMRSEGFEPCDYAFSGAITSCAALGALEHGRQLHAQLISLGFDSSLSAANALITMYARCGVFEDANSVFLTMPYIDSVSWNAMIAALAQHGHGVQAIDLFEKMLKADILPDRITFLIILSACSHAGLVKEGRHYFSSMRVSYGISPDEGHYARMIDLLCRCGEFTEAKGLIESMPFEPGAPIWEALLAGCRTHGNMDLGIQAAERLFELVPQHDGTYILLSNLYAAIGRWDDVAKVRQLMRDRGVKKEPGCSWIDVENMVHVFLVGDTVHPEVQAVYKYLEQLGLEMRKLGYLPDTKFVLHDMESEHKEYSLSTHSEKLAVAFGLMKLPLGATIRVFKNLRICGDCHTAIKFMSRVVGRDIIVRDAKRFHHFRNGECSCGNYW; encoded by the coding sequence ATATATAGGAATTCCTTCCTACGTCCGAGAATCCTTTCTGTTTGtgtgcccaaaaaaaaaaaaaaggagaatccCATTTCAATTTTGCCCGCTTTCCCATCTTTTGCCCTCTGCCTCGCTTTCAatctcttcatcttctttacaGTGGCTCACCGTTACGCAGCCCAACTGCAGCTATGCTGCCCTCAAAGCCCCGTCTCATACTCTATAGCTCGAACGACCCATGCCCACATGATAGCTTCTGGGTTCAAGCCACGTGGCCATATTCTTAACCGCTTGATTGATGTCTACTGTAAATCTTCAAATTTTAGTTATGCCCACCAACTGTTCgatcaaattccaaaaccaGACATTGTTGCTAGAACCACCTTGATTACGGCGTACTCTGCCATTGGGAATCTAACGCTGGCTCGGAAGATATTCAATGAAACTCCATTGAGCATGCGAGACACTGTTTGTTACAATGCGATGATCACAGGCTATTCTCGTAACAATGATGGCTATGCCTCTATTAGACTATTTTGTGAGATGAGGCAAGGTGGTTTTAGGCCTGACGATTTCACATATACGACTGTACTAAGTGGTGCGGCACAGATAGTGGATGTTGAAAAGCAGTGCCAGCAACTACATTGTGCAGTAGTTAAGTCAGGAACAGGGTTTGCCACTTCGGTATGGAATGCGCTGTTATCTGTTTATGTTAGATGTGCTTCTTCACCATTagtatcatcatcatcattgatGGGTGAAGCTAGGAATTTGTTTAATGAGATGCCTGAGAGAGATGAACTATCATGGACAACGATGATTACTGGGTACATAAGGAATGAAGACCTTCATGCAGCTCGGGAATTGCTAGATGGAATGGATGAAAGGATGGAAGTTGTATGGAATGCGATGATTTCGGGTTATGCTCACCACAATTCTTTTCAAGAAGCATTGCTATTGTTTAGGAAAATGCGGTTACTGGGGATTCATCAGGATGAATTTACTTACACTAGTGTTATTAGTACTTGCGCTAATAATGGACTATTTCAGCTTGGGAAGCAGGTGCATGCTTACATACTTAGAACTGAAGCGAAGCCTACTGTGGATTTTTCATTATCTGTGAACAATACATTGCTTACACTATATTACAAATGTGGTAAACTTGATGAAGCACggtatatttttaataatatgcCTGTTAAAGATCTTGTTTCTTGGAATGCAATCCTTTCAGGGTATGTTAGTGCAGGGCGCATCCAGGAAGCAAAATCCTTTTTTAAGGAAATGCCAGAGAGGAGCATTCTGACATGGACTGTGATGATATCTGGTTTAGCTCAAAATGGATTAGGAGAAGAAGCGATGAAGCTATTCAACCAAATGCGATCAGAAGGTTTTGAACCGTGTGATTATGCATTTTCTGGAGCAATTACATCTTGTGCTGCGCTTGGAGCATTGGAGCATGGACGCCAGCTCCATGCTCAACTAATTAGCTTGGGGTTTGATTCAAGCCTTTCAGCTGCAAATGCACTTATCACAATGTATGCAAGATGCGGAGTTTTCGAGGATGCGAACTCTGTGTTTCTTACCATGCCTTATATTGATTCAGTGTCTTGGAATGCTATGATTGCAGCTCTGGCCCAACATGGACATGGTGTTCAAGCAATAGacctttttgaaaaaatgttGAAGGCAGATATACTACCAGATAGAATAACTTTCCTCATCATTCTATCAGCTTGTAGTCATGCTGGTTTAGTCAAGGAAGGGCGCCATTATTTTAGTTCAATGCGTGTCTCTTATGGTATTAGCCCTGATGAAGGCCATTATGCTCGCATGATTGATCTGTTGTGTCGATGTGGGGAGTTCACAGAAGCCAAGGGCTTGATTGAATCAATGCCTTTTGAGCCAGGTGCACCGATTTGGGAGGCTCTTCTTGCTGGTTGTCGGACTCATGGGAATATGGATTTAGGAATTCAAGCAGCAGAACGACTCTTTGAGTTGGTGCCACAACACGATGGAACTTACATACTTTTGTCAAACCTGTATGCCGCTATAGGCCGTTGGGATGATGTGGCTAAGGTGCGGCAACTAATGAGAGATCGAGGGGTTAAGAAAGAGCCTGGTTGTAGTTGGATTGACGTTGAAAACATGGTCCACGTCTTCTTAGTTGGTGATACTGTGCACCCTGAGGTCCAAGCCGTGTACAAATATCTTGAGCAACTAGGACTTGAAATGAGGAAGTTAGGATATCTCCCTGACACAAAGTTTGTGTTGCATGATATGGAGTCTGAGCATAAGGAGTATTCCTTGTCCACTCACAGTGAGAAGCTTGCAGTTGCATTTGGGCTCATGAAGCTTCCTCTTGGAGCCACAATCAGAGTTTTTAAGAATCTTAGGATTTGTGGGGATTGCCATACTGCAATTAAGTTTATGTCAAGAGTGGTTGGAAGAGACATAATTGTGAGGGATGCAAAGAGGTTTCATCATTTTAGGAATGGTGAATGCTCTTGTGGCAATTACTGGTAA
- the LOC18783045 gene encoding aspartate aminotransferase, mitochondrial: MALSRKLFQHRSSVSFFGARSMSWWRSVEPAPKDPILGVTEAFLADPSPDKINVGVGAYRDDKGKPVVLECVREAERRIAGNLNMEYLPMGGSVNMVEETLKLAYGENSELIKDKRIAAVQALSGTGACRLFADFQKRFCPDSQIYIPVPTWANHHNIWRDAHVPQKTFHYYHPQSKGLDFAGLVDDIKNAPNGSFFLLHACAHNPTGVDPSEEQWKEISKKIKEKGHFPFFDMAYQGFASGDPERDAKAIRIFLEDGHLLGIAQSYAKNMGLYGQRVGCLSVLCEDEKQAVAVKSQLQMLARPMYSNPPVHGALIVSTILGDPGLKKLWLKEVKGMADRIIGMRTALRENLEKLGSPLSWEHITNQIGMFCYSGMTPEQVDRLTNEFHIYMTRNGRISMAGVTTGNVGYLANAIHEVTKSA; the protein is encoded by the exons ATGGCGCTTTCCAGAAAACTTTTTCAGCACCGGAGCTCCGTATCCTTCTTCGGAGCCCGATCCATGTCGTGGTGGAGGAGCGTGGAGCCAGCTCCAAAGGATCCGATTCTCGGCGTCACAGAGGCCTTCCTCGCCGATCCAAGTCCCGACAAAATCAATGTTGGAGTT GGTGCGTACCGAGATGATAAGGGCAAGCCAGTTGTTCTCGAATGCGTCAGAGAAGCAGAGCGGAGAATTGCGGGAAACTTGAACAT GGAGTATCTTCCTATGGGAGGAAGTGTGAACATGGTTGAAGAAACATTGAAGCTGGCCTATGGGGAGAATTCTGAGCTCATTAAAGATAAAAGGATAGCAGCAGTGCAAGCTCTCTCGGGGACAGGTGCATGCCGTCTTTTTGCAGATTTTCAAAAGCGTTTTTGTCCAGATTCTCAAATCTATATACCAGTGCCTACATGGGCCAA CCATCATAACATCTGGAGAGATGCTCATGTCCCTCAAAAGACTTTCCATTACTATCACCCACAGTCTAAGGGGTTGGACTTTGCAGGACTGGTTGACGACATAAAG aatgCTCCAAATGGCTCGTTCTTTCTACTTCATGCGTGTGCTCACAATCCTACTGGAGTGGATCCCTCAGAGGAACAATGGAAAGAGATCTCAAAAAAGATTAAG GAAAAGGgccattttcctttctttgacATGGCATATCAAGGTTTTGCTAGTGGTGACCCGGAGAGAGATGCGAAAGCCATCAGGATTTTTCTTGAGGATGGCCATCTACTTGGAATTGCCCAATCATATGCCAAAAATATGGGACTTTATGGCCAGAGAGTAGGATGTCTTAG CGTGCTTTGTGAGGATGAAAAACAGGCAGTGGCTGTAAAAAGCCAGTTGCAGATGCTTGCCAGACCCATGTATAGTAATCCACCTGTTCATGGAGCGCTtatagtttcaacgatccttGGTGATCCAGGCTTGAAGAAGTTATGGCTCAAGGAAGTTAAG GGCATGGCAGATCGCATCATTGGAATGCGAACTGCTCTACGAGAGAACCTTGAGAAACTTGGGTCCCCCTTATCATGGGAGCACATAACTAATCAG ATTGGTATGTTTTGCTATAGTGGAATGACACCTGAACAGGTTGATCGCTTGACAAATGAATTTCATATCTATATGACTCGCAATGGTCGAAtaag TATGGCGGGTGTTACAACCGGTAATGTTGGATATTTGGCAAATGCTATACATGAAGTCACAAAATCAGCATAG
- the LOC18782772 gene encoding shaggy-related protein kinase zeta isoform X3 encodes MFVEEMSAPVIEGNDAVTGHIISTTIGGKNGEPKRTISYMAERVVGTGSFGIVFQAKCIETGETVAIKKVLQDRRYKNRELQLMRLMDHPNVVSLKHCFFSTTSKDELFLNLVMEYVPETMYRVLKHYSSMNQRMPLIYVKLYTYQIFRGLAYIHAVPGVCHRDVKPQNLLVDPLTHQVKLCDFGSAKVLVKGEANISYICSRYYRAPELIFGATEYTTSIDIWSAGCVLAELLLGQPLFPGENAVDQLVEIIKVLGTPTREEIRCMNPNYTDFRFPQIKAHPWHKVFHKRMPPEAIDLASRLLQYSPSLRCTALEACTHPFFDELREPNARLPNGRPLPPLFNFKQELSGASPELINKLIPEHMRQQTGLGFPHPVGT; translated from the exons ATGTTCGTAGAG GAAATGTCAGCTCCTGTTATTGAGGGAAATGATGCAGTCACCGGTCACATCATTTCAACAACCATTGGTGGCAAAAATGGTGAACCCAAACGG ACGATCAGTTACATGGCAGAGCGTGTTGTAGGTACTGGATCATTTGGAATCGTTTTTCAG gcTAAATGCATTGAAACTGGAGAAACGGTGGCCATAAAGAAGGTCTTGCAGGACAGGAGGTATAAAAATCGTGAGTTGCAGTTGATGCGCTTGATGGATCACCCAAATGTTGTTTCCCTGAAGCATTGTTTCTTCTCTACAACAAGTAAAGATGAGCTTTTCTTGAATCTTGTTATGGAATATGTACCCGAGACTATGTACAGGGTTCTGAAGCACTACAGTAGTATGAACCAAAGGATGCCACTAATCTATGTGAAACTTTATACATATCAA ATTTTTAGGGGCCTGGCTTATATTCATGCTGTACCTGGTGTTTGCCATAGAGATGTGAAGCCTCAAAATCTTTTG GTTGATCCCCTCACCCATCAGGTTAAGCTTTGCGACTTCGGAAGTGCAAAAGTTCTG GTCAAGGGGGAAGCAAATATATCGTACATATGTTCTCGTTACTATCGGGCTCCTGAACTCATCTTTGGTGCAACAGAATATACAACATCCATTGATATCTGGTCAGCTGGTTGTGTCCTTGCTGAGCTCCTTCTAGGCCAG CCATTGTTTCCAGGAGAGAATGCAGTGGACCAACTTGTAGAGATTATCAAG GTTCTTGGTACTCCAACCAGAGAAGAAATTCGATGCATGAATCCGAACTACACAGATTTTAGGTTCCCTCAGATTAAAGCTCATCCTTGGCATAAG GTTTTCCACAAGCGAATGCCGCCTGAAGCAATTGACCTTGCCTCACGACTTCTTCAATATTCGCCGAGTCTACGTTGCACTGCG CTAGAAGCGTGCACACATCCTTTCTTTGACGAACTTCGGGAGCCCAATGCTCGCCTTCCAAATGGTCGCCCACTGCCACCACTTTTCAACTTCAAACAAGAA TTAAGTGGAGCGTCACCCGAACTGATCAACAAGCTCATACCAGAGCATATGCGGCAGCAGACTGGTCTTGGATTCCCACACCCAGTTGGTACTTGA
- the LOC18782772 gene encoding shaggy-related protein kinase eta isoform X2, with protein MGSLALGPKHQQAEAQPQRQQDHNEPLNHVTRRAPDMDSDKEMSAPVIEGNDAVTGHIISTTIGGKNGEPKRTISYMAERVVGTGSFGIVFQAKCIETGETVAIKKVLQDRRYKNRELQLMRLMDHPNVVSLKHCFFSTTSKDELFLNLVMEYVPETMYRVLKHYSSMNQRMPLIYVKLYTYQIFRGLAYIHAVPGVCHRDVKPQNLLVDPLTHQVKLCDFGSAKVLVKGEANISYICSRYYRAPELIFGATEYTTSIDIWSAGCVLAELLLGQPLFPGENAVDQLVEIIKVLGTPTREEIRCMNPNYTDFRFPQIKAHPWHKVFHKRMPPEAIDLASRLLQYSPSLRCTALEACTHSFIDQLREPNVLLPNRRLLSPVFYFKQEEHMRQQTGLGFPHPVRT; from the exons ATGGGGTCTTTGGCTTTGGGGCCAAAGCATCAACAAGCAGAGGCACAGCCACAGCGACAGCAAGACCACAATGAGCCACTGAACCACGTGACTCGCCGAGCCCCCGATATGGACTCCGACaag GAAATGTCAGCTCCTGTTATTGAGGGAAATGATGCAGTCACCGGTCACATCATTTCAACAACCATTGGTGGCAAAAATGGTGAACCCAAACGG ACGATCAGTTACATGGCAGAGCGTGTTGTAGGTACTGGATCATTTGGAATCGTTTTTCAG gcTAAATGCATTGAAACTGGAGAAACGGTGGCCATAAAGAAGGTCTTGCAGGACAGGAGGTATAAAAATCGTGAGTTGCAGTTGATGCGCTTGATGGATCACCCAAATGTTGTTTCCCTGAAGCATTGTTTCTTCTCTACAACAAGTAAAGATGAGCTTTTCTTGAATCTTGTTATGGAATATGTACCCGAGACTATGTACAGGGTTCTGAAGCACTACAGTAGTATGAACCAAAGGATGCCACTAATCTATGTGAAACTTTATACATATCAA ATTTTTAGGGGCCTGGCTTATATTCATGCTGTACCTGGTGTTTGCCATAGAGATGTGAAGCCTCAAAATCTTTTG GTTGATCCCCTCACCCATCAGGTTAAGCTTTGCGACTTCGGAAGTGCAAAAGTTCTG GTCAAGGGGGAAGCAAATATATCGTACATATGTTCTCGTTACTATCGGGCTCCTGAACTCATCTTTGGTGCAACAGAATATACAACATCCATTGATATCTGGTCAGCTGGTTGTGTCCTTGCTGAGCTCCTTCTAGGCCAG CCATTGTTTCCAGGAGAGAATGCAGTGGACCAACTTGTAGAGATTATCAAG GTTCTTGGTACTCCAACCAGAGAAGAAATTCGATGCATGAATCCGAACTACACAGATTTTAGGTTCCCTCAGATTAAAGCTCATCCTTGGCATAAG GTTTTCCACAAGCGAATGCCGCCTGAAGCAATTGACCTTGCCTCACGACTTCTTCAATATTCGCCGAGTCTACGTTGCACTGCG CTAGAAGCATGCACACATTCTTTCATTGATCAACTTCGTGAGCCCAATGTTCTCCTTCCAAATAGGCGCCTGTTGTCACCAGTTTTCTACTTCAAACAAGAA GAGCATATGCGGCAGCAGACTGGTCTTGGATTCCCACACCCAGTTCGTACTTGA
- the LOC18782772 gene encoding shaggy-related protein kinase zeta isoform X4: MSAPVIEGNDAVTGHIISTTIGGKNGEPKRTISYMAERVVGTGSFGIVFQAKCIETGETVAIKKVLQDRRYKNRELQLMRLMDHPNVVSLKHCFFSTTSKDELFLNLVMEYVPETMYRVLKHYSSMNQRMPLIYVKLYTYQIFRGLAYIHAVPGVCHRDVKPQNLLVDPLTHQVKLCDFGSAKVLVKGEANISYICSRYYRAPELIFGATEYTTSIDIWSAGCVLAELLLGQPLFPGENAVDQLVEIIKVLGTPTREEIRCMNPNYTDFRFPQIKAHPWHKVFHKRMPPEAIDLASRLLQYSPSLRCTALEACTHPFFDELREPNARLPNGRPLPPLFNFKQELSGASPELINKLIPEHMRQQTGLGFPHPVGT, from the exons ATGTCAGCTCCTGTTATTGAGGGAAATGATGCAGTCACCGGTCACATCATTTCAACAACCATTGGTGGCAAAAATGGTGAACCCAAACGG ACGATCAGTTACATGGCAGAGCGTGTTGTAGGTACTGGATCATTTGGAATCGTTTTTCAG gcTAAATGCATTGAAACTGGAGAAACGGTGGCCATAAAGAAGGTCTTGCAGGACAGGAGGTATAAAAATCGTGAGTTGCAGTTGATGCGCTTGATGGATCACCCAAATGTTGTTTCCCTGAAGCATTGTTTCTTCTCTACAACAAGTAAAGATGAGCTTTTCTTGAATCTTGTTATGGAATATGTACCCGAGACTATGTACAGGGTTCTGAAGCACTACAGTAGTATGAACCAAAGGATGCCACTAATCTATGTGAAACTTTATACATATCAA ATTTTTAGGGGCCTGGCTTATATTCATGCTGTACCTGGTGTTTGCCATAGAGATGTGAAGCCTCAAAATCTTTTG GTTGATCCCCTCACCCATCAGGTTAAGCTTTGCGACTTCGGAAGTGCAAAAGTTCTG GTCAAGGGGGAAGCAAATATATCGTACATATGTTCTCGTTACTATCGGGCTCCTGAACTCATCTTTGGTGCAACAGAATATACAACATCCATTGATATCTGGTCAGCTGGTTGTGTCCTTGCTGAGCTCCTTCTAGGCCAG CCATTGTTTCCAGGAGAGAATGCAGTGGACCAACTTGTAGAGATTATCAAG GTTCTTGGTACTCCAACCAGAGAAGAAATTCGATGCATGAATCCGAACTACACAGATTTTAGGTTCCCTCAGATTAAAGCTCATCCTTGGCATAAG GTTTTCCACAAGCGAATGCCGCCTGAAGCAATTGACCTTGCCTCACGACTTCTTCAATATTCGCCGAGTCTACGTTGCACTGCG CTAGAAGCGTGCACACATCCTTTCTTTGACGAACTTCGGGAGCCCAATGCTCGCCTTCCAAATGGTCGCCCACTGCCACCACTTTTCAACTTCAAACAAGAA TTAAGTGGAGCGTCACCCGAACTGATCAACAAGCTCATACCAGAGCATATGCGGCAGCAGACTGGTCTTGGATTCCCACACCCAGTTGGTACTTGA
- the LOC18782772 gene encoding shaggy-related protein kinase eta isoform X1, whose product MGSLALGPKHQQAEAQPQRQQDHNEPLNHVTRRAPDMDSDKEMSAPVIEGNDAVTGHIISTTIGGKNGEPKRTISYMAERVVGTGSFGIVFQAKCIETGETVAIKKVLQDRRYKNRELQLMRLMDHPNVVSLKHCFFSTTSKDELFLNLVMEYVPETMYRVLKHYSSMNQRMPLIYVKLYTYQIFRGLAYIHAVPGVCHRDVKPQNLLVDPLTHQVKLCDFGSAKVLVKGEANISYICSRYYRAPELIFGATEYTTSIDIWSAGCVLAELLLGQPLFPGENAVDQLVEIIKVLGTPTREEIRCMNPNYTDFRFPQIKAHPWHKVFHKRMPPEAIDLASRLLQYSPSLRCTALEACTHPFFDELREPNARLPNGRPLPPLFNFKQELSGASPELINKLIPEHMRQQTGLGFPHPVGT is encoded by the exons ATGGGGTCTTTGGCTTTGGGGCCAAAGCATCAACAAGCAGAGGCACAGCCACAGCGACAGCAAGACCACAATGAGCCACTGAACCACGTGACTCGCCGAGCCCCCGATATGGACTCCGACaag GAAATGTCAGCTCCTGTTATTGAGGGAAATGATGCAGTCACCGGTCACATCATTTCAACAACCATTGGTGGCAAAAATGGTGAACCCAAACGG ACGATCAGTTACATGGCAGAGCGTGTTGTAGGTACTGGATCATTTGGAATCGTTTTTCAG gcTAAATGCATTGAAACTGGAGAAACGGTGGCCATAAAGAAGGTCTTGCAGGACAGGAGGTATAAAAATCGTGAGTTGCAGTTGATGCGCTTGATGGATCACCCAAATGTTGTTTCCCTGAAGCATTGTTTCTTCTCTACAACAAGTAAAGATGAGCTTTTCTTGAATCTTGTTATGGAATATGTACCCGAGACTATGTACAGGGTTCTGAAGCACTACAGTAGTATGAACCAAAGGATGCCACTAATCTATGTGAAACTTTATACATATCAA ATTTTTAGGGGCCTGGCTTATATTCATGCTGTACCTGGTGTTTGCCATAGAGATGTGAAGCCTCAAAATCTTTTG GTTGATCCCCTCACCCATCAGGTTAAGCTTTGCGACTTCGGAAGTGCAAAAGTTCTG GTCAAGGGGGAAGCAAATATATCGTACATATGTTCTCGTTACTATCGGGCTCCTGAACTCATCTTTGGTGCAACAGAATATACAACATCCATTGATATCTGGTCAGCTGGTTGTGTCCTTGCTGAGCTCCTTCTAGGCCAG CCATTGTTTCCAGGAGAGAATGCAGTGGACCAACTTGTAGAGATTATCAAG GTTCTTGGTACTCCAACCAGAGAAGAAATTCGATGCATGAATCCGAACTACACAGATTTTAGGTTCCCTCAGATTAAAGCTCATCCTTGGCATAAG GTTTTCCACAAGCGAATGCCGCCTGAAGCAATTGACCTTGCCTCACGACTTCTTCAATATTCGCCGAGTCTACGTTGCACTGCG CTAGAAGCGTGCACACATCCTTTCTTTGACGAACTTCGGGAGCCCAATGCTCGCCTTCCAAATGGTCGCCCACTGCCACCACTTTTCAACTTCAAACAAGAA TTAAGTGGAGCGTCACCCGAACTGATCAACAAGCTCATACCAGAGCATATGCGGCAGCAGACTGGTCTTGGATTCCCACACCCAGTTGGTACTTGA
- the LOC18782145 gene encoding peroxidase P7, with protein MHNLTLYIDCFFNPSPYTTKPSFISSALIFMKLAMASLSYSFIVVTLFIIPFFGCGANAQLSPNFYARTCPSLPTIVRNAMSQAVTREARMGASILRLFFHDCFVNGCDASILLDDTATFTGEKNAFPNQNSVRGFEVIDTIKTRVEAACNATVSCADILALATRDGVVLLGGTSWTVALGRRDARTASQSDANNQLPSPFANLATLISSFAAKGLTASDLTVLSGGHTIGQSQCLLFKTRIYNETNIDPSFATTRKATCPASGGDTNLAPFDITPTRFDNNYYKALVARRGLLHSDQELFNSGSQDALVRTYSNNAAAFSRDFAAAMAKMSAISPLTGTNGEIRKNCRLVN; from the exons ATGCACAATCTTACTCTATATATAGACTGCTTCTTCAATCCTTCTCCTTACACCACAAAGCCCAGCTTCATCTCTTCAGCTCTCATATTCATGAAGCTTGCAATGGCCTCTCTGTCCTACTCCTTCATTGTTGTTACACTCTTCATCATccctttttttggttgtggtGCCAATGCACAACTCTCTCCCAACTTCTATGCAAGAACCTGCCCAAGTCTTCCGACCATCGTTCGCAATGCTATGAGTCAGGCTGTTACTAGGGAGGCTCGGATGGGTGCCTCGATCCTTCGCTTATTCTTCCACGACTGCTTTGTAAAT GGTTGCGACGCTTCCATACTATTGGATGACACGGCCACCTTCACCGGTGAAAAGAATGCATTCCCAAACCAGAACTCAGTCAGGGGATTTGAAGTCATTGACACCATCAAAACCCGAGTGGAAGCTGCTTGTAATGCTACTGTATCTTGTGCAGATATTTTAGCACTCGCAACCCGGGATGGAGTTGTCTTG CTTGGAGGAACCTCATGGACGGTAGCCCTAGGCCGAAGAGATGCAAGAACTGCAAGCCAAAGCGATGCCAACAACCAACTCCCCTCCCCCTTCGCCAACCTCGCAACCCTAATCTCGAGTTTCGCAGCGAAAGGCTTAACCGCCAGCGATCTGACCGTGCTCTCCGGTGGCCACACAATAGGCCAGTCTCAGTGTCTTCTATTCAAAACCCGCATATACAACGAGACCAACATTGACCCCAGCTTTGCCACCACTCGTAAGGCTACATGTCCGGCTTCCGGCGGCGATACAAATCTTGCTCCCTTCGATATAACCCCGACTCGTTTCGATAATAATTACTACAAGGCCCTTGTGGCTCGTCGTGGTCTTCTTCATTCCGATCAGGAGCTCTTCAACAGCGGGAGTCAGGATGCCTTGGTTAGAACGTATAGTAACAACGCCGCCGCGTTTTCAAGAGATTTTGCTGCAGCCATGGCGAAGATGAGCGCTATTAGTCCTCTAACTGGGACAAATGGAGAGATCAGGAAGAATTGCAGATTAGTGAACTAA